One segment of Elusimicrobiota bacterium DNA contains the following:
- the guaA gene encoding glutamine-hydrolyzing GMP synthase yields MIVILDFGSQYTQLLARRVREMKVYCEILPYSTPLDQIRKKHPIGIILSGGPDSVATESNGHGANGKDMPLPHPGIFMLGVPILGVCYGHQVLAKVLGGKVKRAPKKEFGLAKLSLIRSGSLFTGVKPKFDVWMSHGDEVSQLPFGFVALGSSDNAPYAAIANPPKKLYGLQFHPEVSHTQHGGAIIKNFVYEVCGAKPTWQMKNWIDAATKDITKAVGPYKVLVALSGGVDSSVVARLIHKAIGKQILAVFVDNGMLKEGETDRIRRIFGKLFEDSLMVMDAKNRFFTALKGVTDPEEKRKTIGLLFARIFEEIAASQKGLLFLAQGTLYPDVIESGKSVSGKAHVIKTHHNVGGLPKDLKLKLLEPVRSLFKDEVRELGRELGLGEEILGRHPFPGPGFAVRIIGEVTPGRAEILRRVDAIVDEEIRRANYYERLWQVFPVLLGIRTVGVMGDMRSYQEVIAIRAVESFDGMTADWSKLPHDLLGAMSRRIVNEVHEVSRVVYDITSKPPATIEWE; encoded by the coding sequence ATGATCGTTATTCTTGATTTCGGCTCCCAGTACACCCAGTTGTTAGCCCGGCGCGTCCGGGAAATGAAAGTTTATTGCGAAATTTTGCCCTACAGCACGCCGTTGGACCAGATCAGGAAGAAACATCCCATCGGCATTATTTTATCCGGCGGCCCGGATTCCGTGGCCACGGAATCAAACGGGCACGGCGCCAACGGCAAGGACATGCCGTTGCCGCATCCGGGGATTTTTATGCTGGGCGTGCCGATTCTAGGCGTGTGCTACGGGCATCAGGTTTTGGCCAAGGTTTTGGGCGGGAAAGTCAAACGCGCGCCTAAAAAAGAATTCGGCTTGGCTAAATTGTCTTTGATCCGTTCAGGCAGTTTGTTCACCGGCGTCAAACCAAAATTCGACGTGTGGATGAGTCACGGCGATGAAGTGTCGCAATTGCCCTTCGGCTTCGTGGCTTTGGGCTCCTCGGACAATGCGCCGTACGCGGCCATCGCCAATCCGCCCAAGAAACTCTACGGGCTTCAATTTCATCCGGAGGTCAGCCATACCCAGCACGGCGGCGCGATTATCAAGAATTTTGTGTACGAGGTGTGCGGCGCCAAGCCCACTTGGCAGATGAAAAATTGGATCGACGCCGCCACCAAAGATATCACCAAGGCCGTGGGCCCGTACAAGGTTTTAGTCGCGCTTTCCGGCGGCGTGGATTCCTCGGTCGTGGCCCGGCTGATTCATAAGGCCATCGGCAAGCAGATTTTGGCCGTGTTCGTGGACAACGGCATGTTGAAAGAAGGGGAAACGGACCGGATCAGAAGGATTTTCGGCAAGCTGTTCGAGGATTCGCTCATGGTCATGGACGCCAAGAACAGGTTCTTCACCGCGCTTAAAGGCGTGACCGATCCTGAGGAGAAAAGAAAAACCATCGGCTTATTGTTTGCGCGGATTTTTGAGGAAATTGCGGCGTCTCAAAAAGGGCTTTTATTCTTGGCCCAGGGCACGCTGTACCCTGATGTCATCGAAAGCGGAAAAAGCGTTTCCGGGAAAGCGCATGTGATTAAAACGCATCATAACGTAGGCGGATTGCCCAAGGACTTGAAGTTGAAGCTTTTGGAGCCGGTCAGGAGCTTGTTTAAAGACGAGGTCCGGGAATTAGGCCGCGAATTGGGTTTGGGCGAGGAGATTTTGGGGCGGCATCCGTTCCCGGGACCCGGCTTTGCGGTGCGCATTATCGGGGAAGTGACGCCGGGGCGCGCGGAAATTTTGCGGCGCGTGGATGCCATCGTTGATGAGGAAATCCGCCGCGCGAATTATTACGAGCGTTTATGGCAGGTGTTTCCCGTGCTCTTGGGCATCCGCACCGTGGGCGTGATGGGCGATATGAGAAGCTATCAGGAAGTCATCGCCATCCGCGCCGTGGAATCCTTCGACGGCATGACCGCGGACTGGTCAAAGCTGCCGCATGATTTGTTGGGCGCCATGAGCCGGCGCATCGTCAATGAAGTGCATGAGGTCAGCCGAGTGGTCTATGACATCACCAGCAAGCCGCCGGCCACCATTGAGTGGGAGTGA
- a CDS encoding phosphoribosylaminoimidazolesuccinocarboxamide synthase, with product MASTLKPQAKYSVPPNWQSVYSGKVRDIYEIDPKTWALVASDRISAFDWILPDYVSDKGKILTQLSKYWFERLQNVLPNHWLAAREMDLVPVELAKRAMLVKKVKIFPFEFIVRGYLAGSGWKSYVKEGKAGVDHKLREGLKRGDQLPECLLTPTTKAMEKGSHDEDVSWWTVEKELGKAKADHIHGSVMQIFKTATEHLEERGLILVDTKFELGEDEEGRIVLADEVLTPDSSRFWWRRDWEKYQAAGGKEELPALDKQVVRDYLEKTAKWDKKPPVPILPPALIEETRATYIKLFKAVAGRDPDI from the coding sequence ATGGCCAGCACATTAAAGCCTCAAGCAAAATATTCGGTTCCGCCGAATTGGCAATCGGTTTATTCAGGCAAGGTGCGGGATATTTACGAAATCGATCCTAAAACTTGGGCGTTGGTGGCCTCCGACCGGATCAGCGCTTTCGATTGGATTTTGCCGGATTATGTTTCGGACAAGGGCAAAATTTTGACCCAACTTTCCAAATATTGGTTCGAGCGATTGCAGAATGTTTTGCCGAATCACTGGCTGGCCGCCCGCGAGATGGACCTTGTTCCGGTTGAATTGGCGAAACGCGCCATGCTGGTTAAAAAAGTCAAAATTTTTCCCTTTGAATTCATTGTTCGGGGATATTTGGCGGGCAGCGGGTGGAAGTCCTACGTTAAAGAAGGGAAAGCGGGGGTGGATCATAAACTGCGCGAGGGGTTAAAGCGCGGGGACCAATTGCCAGAGTGTTTGCTGACGCCCACCACCAAGGCCATGGAAAAAGGCAGCCATGACGAGGATGTTTCCTGGTGGACCGTGGAAAAAGAATTGGGCAAGGCCAAGGCGGATCATATTCACGGCAGCGTGATGCAGATTTTTAAAACAGCGACCGAGCATCTCGAGGAGCGGGGCTTGATTTTGGTGGACACCAAATTCGAGCTGGGGGAAGACGAGGAGGGGCGCATTGTCCTGGCGGATGAGGTCCTGACGCCGGATTCGTCGCGATTCTGGTGGCGGCGCGACTGGGAAAAATACCAGGCCGCGGGCGGCAAAGAAGAATTGCCGGCCTTAGACAAGCAGGTGGTGCGCGATTATTTGGAGAAGACGGCGAAATGGGACAAAAAGCCGCCTGTGCCCATTCTTCCGCCCGCGCTCATCGAAGAGACCAGGGCCACGTACATCAAGCTCTTTAAAGCCGTCGCCGGCCGCGACCCGGATATTTAA
- the purL gene encoding phosphoribosylformylglycinamidine synthase subunit PurL — MSELDRLSKERHLALSDLEKRVIVDFFVRSKRPPSMAELEMIAQAWSEHTRHKTLRGEFRVGGQKLGNGAKKPPLRRAPGDAGPPRGGSPAEYRNLLKETVFEATRRLKRPWVWSAFKDNAGIIALDGKWGVAVKVETHNHPSALDPYGGASTGIGGVIRDVLGTGLSAHPIASLDVFCVEPGKPRVVDALAAGVRDYGNRMGIPTVAGLIYWDEAYKGLPLVFCGTVGLIRRDRVEKRGPKPGDLVYLLGGKTGRDGIHGATFSSQKLTDELTTSVVQIGNPILEKKVWDFLVEASKADCFNSITDLGAGGIACAIWELADLGGLGVRAKLDGVALKEPGMEGWEVLVSESQERMMISVPPGRKADAERLLAAFEFDFACLGEFTREPSVEIGYHGESLVNVPIKFLRDVPKRSFTVESAPKVEKAGRPRVLSVKPRDVKKLGLKILSSPNIASKERIIRQYDHEVGGRTLIKPLTGKRGHAPSDAVVLRPLYDSWKGAALGLGWSGALAKIDSRVMALAAFDEALRNVVAVGGGLTHIAALDNYCAGSTADKKVLSELVIVSEALKDAALAYGVPFVSGKDSLNNTTSDNRNIPTVMLVTALGVLKDARRTLSVVLKKPGNFLYLVGRTQERWGGSAIAGLLKFNGPAPEVDLTTAPGIHKSMSWALGKELAVSCHDVSEGGVFVALSEMMMDSGLGLEADCPENPALLFDESPTRFLVEVEPDKAKAFDWAMKSVSFKRLGRVTKKPLMKLVQGKRTLGQWTAVDLEKAFRGKGE; from the coding sequence ATGTCGGAATTGGATCGGCTCTCCAAGGAACGGCATTTGGCTTTGTCCGATTTGGAAAAGCGGGTCATTGTGGATTTCTTCGTCCGGTCAAAAAGGCCGCCGTCCATGGCTGAGTTGGAAATGATCGCGCAGGCCTGGAGCGAGCACACGCGGCATAAAACGTTAAGGGGCGAGTTTAGAGTCGGGGGGCAAAAACTCGGCAATGGGGCGAAAAAACCCCCCCTGCGCAGAGCTCCGGGGGACGCTGGCCCGCCGAGAGGCGGGTCCCCAGCAGAATACAGAAATTTGTTGAAAGAAACTGTTTTTGAGGCCACGCGGCGCTTGAAAAGACCCTGGGTTTGGTCCGCGTTCAAGGATAATGCCGGGATTATTGCCTTAGACGGAAAATGGGGCGTGGCCGTTAAAGTGGAAACGCATAATCATCCCTCCGCGCTTGATCCTTACGGCGGCGCGTCAACGGGTATCGGCGGGGTGATCCGCGACGTGCTGGGCACGGGATTATCCGCGCACCCCATCGCTTCGCTCGATGTTTTCTGCGTTGAGCCGGGAAAGCCGCGCGTGGTGGATGCTCTGGCCGCGGGCGTGCGCGATTACGGCAATCGCATGGGCATCCCGACCGTGGCCGGACTGATTTATTGGGATGAGGCGTATAAGGGCCTGCCCTTGGTTTTTTGCGGCACCGTGGGCTTGATCCGCCGCGACCGCGTCGAGAAACGAGGGCCCAAGCCCGGGGACCTGGTTTATTTATTGGGCGGGAAAACAGGCAGAGACGGAATTCACGGAGCCACGTTTTCTTCGCAGAAATTGACGGATGAATTGACCACCTCGGTGGTGCAGATCGGCAATCCGATTTTGGAGAAAAAAGTTTGGGATTTTTTAGTCGAAGCATCCAAAGCGGACTGCTTCAATTCCATCACGGATTTGGGCGCGGGCGGGATCGCTTGCGCGATTTGGGAATTGGCGGATTTAGGGGGCCTGGGCGTGCGCGCCAAGCTCGATGGCGTGGCGCTGAAAGAGCCGGGCATGGAAGGCTGGGAGGTGTTGGTTTCTGAATCCCAGGAGCGCATGATGATTTCCGTGCCGCCGGGCCGCAAAGCGGATGCGGAGCGTTTGCTGGCGGCTTTTGAATTTGATTTCGCGTGTTTGGGGGAATTCACGCGCGAGCCGTCCGTTGAGATCGGCTATCACGGCGAATCGCTGGTCAATGTGCCGATTAAGTTTTTGCGCGATGTGCCCAAGAGAAGTTTTACGGTCGAGAGCGCGCCCAAGGTTGAGAAAGCCGGGAGGCCGCGTGTGTTAAGCGTCAAGCCTCGCGATGTGAAAAAATTGGGCCTCAAAATTTTGTCCTCGCCCAATATCGCGTCGAAAGAGCGCATCATCCGCCAATACGATCATGAAGTGGGCGGGCGCACCTTGATCAAGCCCTTGACCGGAAAGCGCGGGCATGCGCCCAGCGACGCGGTGGTGCTTCGCCCGCTTTATGATTCCTGGAAAGGCGCGGCCTTGGGCTTGGGCTGGTCCGGAGCCTTGGCCAAAATCGACAGCCGGGTCATGGCGTTGGCGGCCTTCGACGAGGCGTTGCGAAACGTGGTTGCGGTGGGCGGCGGGTTGACCCATATCGCGGCGCTGGATAATTATTGCGCGGGCTCGACCGCGGATAAAAAAGTTTTAAGCGAATTGGTGATTGTGTCCGAGGCTTTGAAGGATGCGGCGTTGGCTTACGGCGTTCCGTTCGTCTCCGGCAAAGATAGTTTAAACAATACGACCAGCGACAATCGCAATATCCCGACCGTCATGCTGGTCACGGCGTTGGGCGTTTTAAAGGACGCGCGCCGAACGTTGAGCGTTGTGTTGAAGAAGCCGGGGAATTTTCTTTACCTTGTCGGGCGGACGCAGGAGCGATGGGGAGGCTCGGCGATCGCCGGGCTTTTGAAATTCAACGGCCCCGCGCCTGAGGTGGATTTAACGACGGCGCCCGGCATTCACAAAAGCATGAGTTGGGCTTTGGGCAAGGAATTGGCGGTTTCCTGCCATGATGTTTCGGAAGGGGGAGTGTTCGTGGCTTTGTCCGAGATGATGATGGATTCCGGCTTGGGCCTTGAAGCGGATTGTCCGGAAAACCCCGCTCTGTTGTTCGATGAATCGCCGACCAGGTTTTTAGTTGAAGTGGAGCCGGACAAGGCCAAGGCGTTTGATTGGGCCATGAAAAGCGTCTCCTTCAAGCGTTTGGGGCGCGTGACGAAGAAACCGTTGATGAAATTGGTTCAGGGAAAGCGAACATTGGGCCAATGGACGGCCGTTGATTTGGAAAAGGCTTTCAGGGGGAAAGGCGAATGA
- the purQ gene encoding phosphoribosylformylglycinamidine synthase I, giving the protein MSVKALIVKAPGTNCDQEAKWGLELAGAKPEIRYLKELQERPQILFDYGLLFVPGGFSYGDYLGSGKLFALFLESALGQNLRRFAEKGRPVLGVCNGFQVLTKMGLLPWGETPCVSLTYNASNRFECRWVGLELENNSVFAKKLPADKRRLLAQFELPIAHGEGRFVAATPETLDRLGREGHVFLRYSKENPNGSENAIAGITNREGNVIGLMPHPERFVISDQHYDSSGSQAGKPWGLEFLKAAVRLSN; this is encoded by the coding sequence ATGAGCGTCAAGGCTCTCATCGTTAAAGCGCCGGGGACTAATTGCGATCAAGAGGCGAAATGGGGTCTCGAGCTGGCCGGAGCCAAGCCGGAAATCCGTTATTTAAAAGAGTTGCAAGAACGCCCGCAAATTCTTTTTGATTACGGTTTGTTGTTTGTGCCGGGCGGGTTTTCTTACGGCGATTATTTGGGCTCGGGCAAACTCTTCGCTTTATTCCTGGAGTCGGCCTTGGGTCAAAATCTGCGCCGCTTTGCTGAGAAAGGCCGCCCCGTGTTGGGCGTGTGCAACGGATTTCAAGTGCTGACGAAAATGGGCCTACTGCCCTGGGGGGAGACGCCTTGCGTTTCCTTGACCTATAACGCCTCCAACCGTTTCGAGTGCCGCTGGGTCGGGCTTGAGTTGGAAAATAATTCCGTGTTCGCCAAAAAACTGCCCGCGGATAAGCGGCGGCTTTTGGCGCAATTTGAGCTGCCTATCGCGCACGGCGAGGGCCGCTTCGTGGCGGCCACGCCCGAGACGCTCGATCGCCTGGGCCGCGAAGGCCATGTGTTTTTGCGATACTCTAAAGAGAACCCGAATGGTTCGGAAAACGCCATTGCGGGCATTACCAACAGGGAGGGTAATGTCATCGGCCTGATGCCGCACCCCGAACGCTTCGTGATCAGCGATCAGCATTACGATTCCTCGGGCAGCCAAGCCGGCAAGCCCTGGGGGCTGGAGTTTTTGAAGGCTGCGGTGCGCCTATCTAATTAA
- the purF gene encoding amidophosphoribosyltransferase, protein MCGIFGVTHNKDASYLTYLGLHALQHRGQEAAGIVSTGGESCLRAVASGLVDEGIKPEILKDLTGDFAVGHTRYSTSGGSLERNAQPLMAYNTPVGELAIAHNGNIPGYKEMRASLQHKGALFYSESDTEVLLVAIVQEIQRVHARRKKVTPRLLAYCINRALASIEGSYSLLLLMPDYLVAVRDPGGVRPLTMGRFNDGYVFASETNAFDLIGAQVEREVKAGEILVAPRKGKVQSFALKPKHASSKAGSLPCVFELVYFARPDSVVFSQDVYRARREMGRRLAEEAPVPGADCVMAVPDSASVQALGYAQCLGLPLEAGLVRSHYIGRTFIAPKQTIRDFAARLKFNPVRGLLQGKKVVVIDDSIVRGTTSKKIIRLIREIGGAKEVHMRVASPPIAWPCFYGIDMPTRKELIASGHSVEEIQKFLGVDSLKYLSLEGMLAAAGGNQDSFCHACFSGRYRIAQEAVKKSLAEEARG, encoded by the coding sequence ATGTGTGGAATTTTCGGCGTTACTCACAATAAAGACGCGAGTTATTTGACTTACCTGGGTCTGCACGCTTTGCAGCACCGGGGGCAGGAGGCGGCGGGTATTGTCAGCACAGGCGGTGAGTCTTGCTTGCGCGCCGTGGCTTCCGGTTTGGTGGATGAGGGCATCAAACCCGAAATCTTGAAAGACTTGACCGGGGATTTTGCGGTCGGGCACACGCGCTATTCAACGTCCGGCGGCTCGCTGGAGAGAAACGCGCAGCCCTTGATGGCGTACAACACGCCGGTCGGGGAATTGGCCATCGCGCATAACGGGAATATCCCCGGGTACAAAGAGATGCGCGCTTCCCTGCAGCACAAAGGCGCTTTGTTTTACAGCGAGTCGGACACGGAGGTGCTGCTGGTGGCCATCGTCCAGGAGATTCAGCGCGTGCACGCGCGCCGGAAAAAAGTCACGCCCAGGCTTTTGGCTTATTGCATCAACCGCGCCTTGGCTTCCATCGAAGGCTCGTATAGTCTTCTGTTGTTGATGCCTGATTATTTGGTGGCGGTGCGCGATCCGGGCGGGGTGCGGCCCTTGACCATGGGCCGGTTCAACGACGGCTATGTTTTTGCGTCGGAAACCAATGCGTTCGATTTAATCGGCGCCCAGGTGGAGCGGGAAGTGAAGGCCGGGGAAATTTTGGTCGCGCCCAGAAAAGGCAAGGTTCAGAGTTTTGCGTTAAAGCCCAAGCATGCGTCGTCGAAAGCCGGGAGCCTGCCCTGCGTTTTTGAGCTGGTGTATTTTGCGCGGCCGGACAGCGTTGTGTTCAGTCAGGACGTTTACCGGGCCCGCCGGGAAATGGGCCGGCGCTTGGCCGAGGAAGCGCCGGTGCCAGGGGCGGATTGCGTGATGGCGGTCCCGGACTCCGCCAGCGTTCAGGCCTTGGGCTACGCGCAATGCCTGGGCCTGCCCTTGGAAGCCGGTCTGGTGCGCAGCCACTATATCGGCCGGACGTTCATCGCGCCGAAGCAAACCATCAGGGATTTTGCCGCGCGCTTGAAATTCAATCCGGTGCGCGGCCTGCTGCAGGGGAAAAAAGTGGTGGTCATCGATGATTCCATCGTGCGCGGCACTACGTCCAAAAAAATCATCCGCTTGATCAGGGAAATCGGCGGCGCCAAAGAAGTGCACATGCGCGTGGCCAGCCCGCCCATTGCCTGGCCGTGTTTTTACGGCATCGACATGCCCACGCGTAAAGAATTAATCGCTTCCGGCCATTCGGTGGAGGAGATTCAGAAATTTTTGGGAGTGGACAGCTTGAAGTATCTTTCGTTGGAAGGTATGCTGGCTGCGGCCGGGGGAAATCAGGATTCGTTTTGCCATGCCTGCTTTAGCGGGCGCTACAGAATCGCTCAGGAAGCCGTGAAAAAGAGTTTGGCCGAGGAAGCGAGGGGATGA
- the purD gene encoding phosphoribosylamine--glycine ligase: MKVLIVGSGGREHALGWKIKQESSSTQLIFAPGNAGTELLGTNVKKTDDTSWASLANKLGVEMVIFGPESPLAEGAADDLTQYGFKVFGVGRMAAQLEASKIFAKNFCQRYRIPTAAYKVFDKLGPALDYCEKAPYPLVIKADGLAAGKGSVIAEDWPSAEATLRSFMEEQSLGDAGRRIVVEEFLEGPELSLLAFFDGSQYVLLPPCRDYKRLKDGHEGPNTGGMGVIAPVPVDRMLLPRINEAILEQFRIGLEKEGILFKGVIYFGLMLTPKGPYVLEFNVRFGDPEAQALVPLVDLPYLELMEATHQGMLAKFSHDLFLRELENRPRASTCVVMASEGYPQESVTGRPITLDSAAAGGALVFHAGTMKKGDQVLTNGGRVLSVVGTGRSPDEARRMAYGGVAKIKFEGMQFRMDIGA; encoded by the coding sequence ATGAAAGTTTTAATCGTGGGTTCCGGAGGGCGTGAGCATGCGCTCGGATGGAAAATCAAGCAGGAAAGCTCTTCGACTCAGCTGATATTCGCTCCGGGCAATGCCGGGACCGAATTATTGGGAACCAATGTCAAAAAAACCGACGATACCTCTTGGGCGTCTTTGGCCAATAAGCTGGGTGTTGAGATGGTAATTTTCGGCCCTGAGTCGCCGTTGGCCGAGGGCGCGGCGGATGATTTGACCCAGTATGGATTTAAAGTGTTCGGAGTCGGGCGCATGGCCGCGCAATTGGAGGCGTCCAAAATTTTCGCCAAAAATTTTTGCCAGCGCTACCGAATCCCCACGGCCGCGTACAAGGTGTTCGACAAACTGGGCCCGGCGCTCGATTATTGCGAAAAAGCCCCGTATCCATTGGTGATCAAGGCGGACGGCTTGGCTGCGGGCAAGGGCAGCGTCATCGCCGAAGATTGGCCGTCGGCTGAGGCGACGCTGCGTTCGTTCATGGAAGAGCAGAGTTTGGGCGATGCCGGGCGGCGCATTGTGGTTGAGGAATTTTTGGAGGGGCCGGAACTGTCCCTGTTGGCTTTTTTCGACGGGTCGCAGTATGTGCTGCTGCCCCCGTGCCGCGATTACAAGCGCTTGAAAGACGGGCATGAAGGCCCCAATACCGGGGGCATGGGCGTGATCGCGCCGGTTCCCGTTGACCGCATGCTGTTGCCGCGCATCAATGAAGCAATTCTCGAACAATTCAGGATTGGGTTGGAAAAAGAGGGGATTCTTTTTAAAGGGGTTATTTATTTCGGCTTGATGCTGACGCCCAAGGGCCCCTATGTTTTGGAATTCAACGTGCGCTTCGGCGATCCGGAGGCCCAGGCGCTGGTTCCGTTGGTTGATTTGCCTTATTTGGAGTTGATGGAGGCCACGCATCAGGGCATGCTGGCTAAATTTTCCCACGATTTATTTTTGCGCGAACTCGAAAACCGTCCCCGGGCCTCGACTTGCGTGGTGATGGCGTCCGAGGGATACCCTCAGGAATCTGTCACCGGGCGGCCCATTACCCTTGATTCCGCGGCTGCGGGAGGCGCCCTTGTTTTTCATGCCGGAACAATGAAAAAGGGCGATCAGGTGTTGACCAACGGAGGCCGGGTTTTGTCCGTGGTGGGTACGGGACGTTCGCCGGATGAGGCCCGGCGCATGGCTTACGGCGGAGTTGCTAAAATCAAGTTCGAAGGCATGCAATTTCGAATGGATATAGGAGCCTAG
- the purE gene encoding 5-(carboxyamino)imidazole ribonucleotide mutase produces the protein MVYIILGSRSDLEYGKAALGVLETFGVKGSLRVASAHRAPAWLHEVIKKGEKAGVNVFICAAGGAAHLPGVAASLTTRPVLGVGIPAKYLGGLDSLMSLIQMPAGVPVAFCGLGDTGMKNAAYCALQILALNDKKLSAKLDEYKKKLERENREANDGAKVG, from the coding sequence ATGGTTTACATTATCCTCGGTTCTAGATCCGATCTCGAGTACGGCAAGGCGGCTTTAGGCGTGCTGGAAACATTCGGCGTCAAAGGCTCGTTGCGGGTTGCTTCGGCTCACCGGGCTCCGGCCTGGCTGCACGAAGTGATTAAAAAAGGCGAGAAAGCGGGCGTGAACGTTTTTATCTGCGCGGCGGGCGGCGCCGCGCATTTGCCCGGGGTCGCCGCGTCCTTGACCACGCGCCCGGTCTTGGGCGTGGGCATTCCGGCCAAATATTTGGGCGGACTCGATTCCCTGATGTCCCTGATTCAAATGCCTGCGGGCGTGCCCGTGGCTTTTTGCGGGCTGGGAGATACGGGCATGAAAAACGCGGCTTATTGCGCGTTGCAAATTTTGGCGCTCAACGATAAAAAACTTTCCGCGAAGCTTGATGAATACAAAAAGAAACTCGAAAGAGAAAATCGGGAGGCCAATGATGGCGCCAAGGTTGGCTAG
- a CDS encoding aspartate carbamoyltransferase catalytic subunit, with amino-acid sequence MMAPRLASEKRPVKKAAKSTAPSRHLLTSAELPKVWVEALFDEARRFKTAEKAGHPWSEDLKGQHVGLLFFEPSTRTRASFHIAAKRLGADPVTVEIAFSSVQKGESLEDTVMTMEAMGCHFLIIRHGEALSGQRAARVAKKAHIINAGDGSHEHPTQALLDTFTVLERRGSLAGGTVLFLGDILFSRVARSNIELLKTLGVKNVIVSGPPSLMPSEEELESWGISYVPELNKALAQADVVHVLRVQLERHGQKMPMTPGSYREAWGLTEERLVKFCKKDVLIFHPGPMNVGVEIDREVADGPHSCVLDQVANGVFIRMAILKRLHQAC; translated from the coding sequence ATGATGGCGCCAAGGTTGGCTAGCGAGAAACGCCCGGTTAAAAAAGCGGCGAAATCAACGGCGCCGTCGCGGCATTTGCTGACTTCAGCCGAATTGCCCAAAGTATGGGTTGAAGCGCTGTTTGACGAAGCCAGGCGCTTTAAAACGGCGGAGAAAGCCGGCCATCCCTGGTCCGAGGATTTGAAAGGGCAGCATGTCGGCCTGTTATTTTTCGAACCCTCGACCCGAACGAGGGCGTCGTTTCATATCGCGGCCAAGCGTTTGGGCGCGGATCCCGTGACCGTTGAAATCGCGTTTTCCAGCGTGCAAAAGGGGGAATCGTTGGAAGACACGGTGATGACCATGGAGGCCATGGGCTGTCATTTTTTGATCATCCGCCACGGCGAAGCCTTGTCCGGGCAGCGTGCCGCGCGCGTGGCCAAAAAAGCCCATATCATCAACGCGGGCGACGGCTCCCACGAGCATCCGACCCAGGCTTTATTGGACACATTCACGGTTTTAGAGCGGCGCGGCTCATTAGCCGGCGGCACGGTTTTATTCTTGGGGGACATTCTGTTTTCACGCGTGGCGAGATCGAATATCGAGCTGTTGAAAACCCTGGGCGTTAAAAACGTTATCGTTTCCGGCCCGCCGAGCTTGATGCCCTCCGAAGAGGAGCTGGAAAGCTGGGGTATTTCTTATGTGCCGGAGCTCAACAAGGCCCTGGCCCAGGCGGACGTGGTGCACGTGCTGCGCGTGCAATTGGAGCGACACGGGCAGAAAATGCCCATGACCCCGGGCTCCTATCGGGAGGCTTGGGGCTTGACCGAGGAGCGATTGGTCAAGTTCTGCAAAAAAGACGTTTTGATTTTTCATCCCGGCCCCATGAACGTGGGCGTTGAAATCGATCGCGAGGTGGCGGACGGGCCGCATTCTTGCGTGCTCGATCAAGTGGCCAACGGGGTTTTTATCCGCATGGCCATTCTCAAGCGCCTCCATCAAGCCTGCTAG